DNA sequence from the Corynebacterium freneyi genome:
GAGACCGTCATGCTCGCCGCGCACGGCAACACCCTGCGCGCCATGCTCATGTACCTGGACGGCATCACCCCGGAGGCCATCGCCGAGGTCAACGTCCCGACCGGCATCCCGCTGGTCTACGAGTTCGACGCCGAGGGCAAGGTCCAGAACCCGGGCGGCACCTACCTGGACCCGGAGGCCGCCGCCGCCGGCGCCGCCGCCGTGGCCAACCAGGGCAACAAGTAACGCCTCCGCTTTCCGCGGTATGAGGGCCGCGTCCGCTTCGGCGGGCGCGGCCCTTGTCGTCGGCGTCCATTCAACCGCCGTGCGGCATTTCCGGTGTGGCGAACGAGGTTTCGCGTGTGCCCCGGGGTGGGGGATGGCGCGCGCGGCGGGTCCGGGTCGCCGGGCGCGGGGGTCGGGGAGGCGATAGGGTGGTTTCGTGACCTCCACCATTTTCGCTGCGTTAGTGGGTGCGGCCGTGATGGCCGCGGTTCTCATCGGCGGCGGCGCCGTCACCGGAGTGGTCAAGGCGGTGACGAAGAAGCGGTCGGGGGCGGAGGAACGCGTCACCACCATCGCCCAGGTTCTGCATCTGGCCATCCAGGGCGCCCCGACGGGCATCGTGGTCGTCGACATTTCCCGCGACGTCCTCCTGTCGAACCCGCAGGCGCACCAGCTCGGGCTCATGCACGAGCGCGTGCTCCACGACCTCGGCTGGGAGGCGGCGCTGCGGGTGTTCGACACGCAGGAGGAGCAGGAGCTCAACCTGGTCATTCCGGCGCGCCGGGCGGGTGCGCCCGACAAGTCGGTGCGCTGCCTGGTCAGCCCGTTGACCATGGCGGACGACCGGTTCGTGGTGCTCTACGCCACCGACGAGTCGGAGTTGGTGCGCATGGAGGCCGCGCGCCGAGACTTCGTGGCCAACGTCTCGCACGAGCTGAAGACCCCGGTCGGCGCGATGAGCCTGCTGGTGGAGGCGCTGGCGGAGGCGAAGGACGACCCGGAAGCCGTCGAGCATTTCAGCGAGAGCCTGACGCGCGAAGCGAAGCGCCTGTCCACGATGATCACCGAGCTGATTTCGCTGTCGAAGTTGCAGGGCGCGGAGGC
Encoded proteins:
- a CDS encoding sensor histidine kinase, with protein sequence MTSTIFAALVGAAVMAAVLIGGGAVTGVVKAVTKKRSGAEERVTTIAQVLHLAIQGAPTGIVVVDISRDVLLSNPQAHQLGLMHERVLHDLGWEAALRVFDTQEEQELNLVIPARRAGAPDKSVRCLVSPLTMADDRFVVLYATDESELVRMEAARRDFVANVSHELKTPVGAMSLLVEALAEAKDDPEAVEHFSESLTREAKRLSTMITELISLSKLQGAEALPDMEPLKVSEIVDAAVYRTKILADQAGISVSTDCEEGLMVMGDRSLLITAVANLITNAVNYSPEQTPVSVSVKMTDGDTVAIRVTDRGIGISLADQERIFERFFRVDKARSRSTGGTGLGLAIVKHVVANHKGAIKIWSRPGTGSTFTLELPALKKEG